Within the Nocardioides aurantiacus genome, the region CGAGGGCGTTCTTGAGGTCGGGGACGGCGATGTTGAGGTGGTCGATGCGAGATCCAGTGGGATCGGTCATGAGTTTCTCCTAGTTGGTGTCTTGGGTGGTCGGTGTCTGGTGGGTGTGCTTGAGTGCACGGCCGGTGTGGGTGGTGGCGGACATCAGGTCGCAAGGGGTGCCTTGGAAGACGATGTCGCCGCCGTTCTGGCCGGCGTCGGGGCCTAGATCGATGACCCAGTCGGCTCGAGCGATGAGGTCGCGGTTGTGTTCGGCGACGATGACGGTGGTGCCGTCATCGATGAGTTCGTCGAGCAGGTCGACCAGAGTGTCGATGTCGGCGGGGTGCAGTCCGTTGGTGGGTTCGTCGAGGACGTAGATCGGGGCGGTTCGGCCCATCTCGATGGCCAGTCGGAGTCGCTGCCGTTCCCCTCCGGAGAGCTGGGAGAGGGGTTGGCCGAGGGTGAGGTAGCCCAAGCCGACCCGGTGCAGCCGGTCAAGCGTGGTGATGATCGCCGCGACGTCGGTGAAGAGGTCGCGGGCCTGGTCGATGCTGAGGTCGAGGACATCGGCGATGGTGTGCCCGTCCAGGGTGTGGGTGAGCACGTCGGCTGTGAACCTGCGGCCCTCGCAGGTCTGGCATCGGGTGGTGAGGGTCTCCCCGGTGGGGGTGGTGGTGAAGGTGACTCCCAGGCCGGTGCAGTCCTGGCATCCACCGGTGGAGTTGGGGCTGAACAGCGTGGGGCTGACGTGGTTGGCGGTGGCGAACTGCTTGCGGATGTGGTCCATGACGCCGCTGTAGGTCGCCGGGGTAGAGCGGCGCGAGCCACGGATCGGGGTCTGGTCGAGGTGCGCGATCTCCTCGGTGCGGGGCAGTGAGTCGAGCAGCGAGGTCTTGCCGGCGCCGGCGACCCCGGTGACGGCCACCAGCACGCCGAGGGGAATGTCGAGGCTCAGTCCGCGCAGGTTGTTGCGGGTGGTGTGCTCGACGCGGATCTGCCCGATTGGGGTCCTGACGTTCTCCCTGAGGGACCGGGTCCGGTTCAGGTGCTGGGCGGTCACCGTGTCGGCACGCATCAGCTGGGCCGGGGTTCCGGCGAACACGATCTCGCCGCCGCGGTGTCCGGCACCGGGTCCGAGGTCGACGATGTGGTCGGCTGCGGCGATGACGTCGGGGTGGTGCTCGACGACCAGGACATGGTTCCCGCGGTCGCGGAGACGGCAGAGGAGCTCGATAAGTCGGGCGGTGTCGTGAGGGTGCAGCCCGGCGGTGGGTTCGTCGAAGACGTAGGTGAGCTCGCACAGTGGTGAGTCCAGATGGGTGACGGTCCGGATCCGTTGGGCCTCGCCACCGGACAGTGTCGCGGTGGGTCGGTCCAGACGGAGGTAGCCGAGTCCCAGGCGTTCCATGTTGGCCCCGATCGAGACCAGCTGTTGCATCACGGGCCGGGTGGACGGGGGGAGGTCGAGCCGGGTCAGCCAGGCGCCGAGCTCCACGGCGGACATGGCGGTGACGTCGGCGATGCTCATGCCGGCGATGTGGCAGCCGCGAGCGGCGTTGTTGAGGCGGCTGCCGCCGCAGGCCGCGCAGTCCTGCACCCGCGCGCATCGCTGCAGGGCGTCACGTATCCGGGCTGGGAGGGCATCGAGACTCCTGCTCAGGTAGAGGCGTCGGATCTTGGTCAACACCCCCTCGTAGGCCATCGGGTAGGACCCGGTCTCGACGTTGGGTCCGGTGCCGGTGAGCAGCATCGCGAGGTCGGCGGCGGTGTAGTCCTGGACGGGCCGGTCGTTGGCGAAGTGGCCTGAGCGCGCGTAGACCTTCCAGAACAGCGAGTCGACGGCGAAGTTGGGGAAGGTGATGGCTCCCTGGTTCAGGGAGCGGGACCGGTCGATGATCAGGTCGAGGTCGAGGTCGGCCTGCTCGCCAGAGCCGGAGCACTCGGGGCACATCCCTGCCGGGTCGTTGAACGAGAGTGCCTGCGGGCCCGCGACGGCGGGCGTGCCGTGGTGGGCGAACAGCGAACGTAGACGTGGGGTGGCGTCGGTGGCGGTGCCCACGGTCGAGCGGCTGTTGCCGATCATCGGCGCCTGGTTCACCACGATGGCCGCTGTGAGGTGTTCGAGGTGGACGACGTCAGGTCGTGGTGGTTGCGGGACGAGGTTCTGTACCGATGCCGGGAAGGTCGCGGCCAGGAGCCGTTGTGACTCCGCGGCCACGGTGTCGAAGGCCAGCGAGGACTTGCCCGACCCGGACACGCCGGTGAAGACCACCAGCGAGCGTTTCGGGATGTCGAGGTCGATTCCCTTGAGGTTGTTCGTGCGGGCGCCGCGGACCCGGATGAGACGGTCCTGAGCGGCTGATCGAAGCGTCATGATGACGCCTCCTCGACTGGCTGAGCCGCCGTCGGGGCCTCTGCGGGCGCCGCCGTTCTCGGGAGGAGCAGCATCAGCGCCGCGGCCAGGAGGTAGAGACCGATCTCCCATGGCATCACGCGGGCCAGGGCGTCTGAGAATGCCTGCAGCCGGTCGGCGTCCGGTGCCGGGTCGTCGAGGCTGGTGAAGAAGATCGTGCCGAGCGCGGCGATCCCGACCGCGGCGCCGATCTGGTTGACCGTGGACAGCACGCCGCCGGCAGCGCCCGCGTCGCTGCCCGGCACCCCGGCCAGCACCACGTTGACCAGGATGGGTGCGGCCAGGCCGAGGCCGAGGCCGCCAACGAACAGGGCCAGGGCGAGCATCCAGTAGCCCGGGTCGGTCCCGTCCTTGACCAGGACCCAGACCAGCGCCTGGGACGCGGCCAGCACCAGCGCGCCGGTGACCAACAGTGCGCGGCCGGCCTTGGCGGCCAGCGCCACCCCGACGCCGGAGGTGATGATGGAGCCGACGGCGTAGGGCAGCATCACCAGCCCGGTTTCCCATGCGGTACGCCCGGTGCCGGACTGCAGGTACAGCGACAGGGTCAAGAAGAACGCACCGATCGCGCCGAAGAAGACCATCGCGGCCAACAACCCCGCGGTGAAGCTGCGCACCCGCAGCAGAGCCGGGTCCAGCACCGGTTGCGCACCGCGGTCGCGTACTCGGCGCTCGTAGCCCATGAACAGCGCGAACACCACGACGCCGCCGGCCATCATCGCAAAGCCCCACCAGGGCCAGCCCCAGTCGCGCCCCTGGACCAGCGGCAACAACACGAGCACCACCGCGAGCGTGGCCAGGCCGGCGCCGAGCACGTCCAGGGCGCTGCGGCGGGCCTCAGCGGACTCCGGCAGCGCCCGCGCCCCCAGCAGGAGCGCGACCACGCACACCGGCACGTTGACCCAGAAGATGGTGCGCCACCCCAGCCCGAACACGTCCGCATCGACCAGCAGGCCGCCAAGCAGCGGACCGGCGACCGCCGCCAGCCCCTGTACGGCACCGAACGCGCCGTAGGCCTTGGCCATCTCCTTGGGGTGGAAGGAGGACCTGATGATCCCGAACACCTGCGGCACCATCACCCCGCCCGCCAGTCCCTGGACCACCCGAGTCGCGATCAGCACGCCCGGACCGGTGGCCAGCGCACACGCGGCCGAGGCCAACGCGAAGACCGCCAACGACGCGAGGAACACGCGGCGGCGGCCATAGTCGTCGCCGATCCGGCCGCCGGTGATCAGACCCGAGCCCAGCGCCAGCGTGTAGGCGGCCAGCATCCACTGCAGCTGGGCCTGGCTCGCGCCCAGATCGGTTGCAATCGCCGGCGCGGCCACCACGACGATGGTCGCGTCCAATAGGTCCATGAAGGAGGCGAAGAGCACGACGAGCAGCGCCACGCCGGCTACCCGCCCCGTCAGAGCCGCGCCCGGCACACCGGGAGGAGCGTGAGTTGTCGTTGGTTCTTGATTCGAAGAAGTGGTCATGGACCGACCGTGACAGCAGTAGCGGTCACCGAATGACCGCAACCTGAATCAGAATGGCGCTATGGCCGCTACATCAGCTCGGGCACTCGAACTCCTGTCCCTCCTCGTCGCCCGCGACGGCTGGACCGGATCCGAGCTCGCGAGACGCCTCGACGTCAGCGTCCGAACCTTGCGCCGCGACATTGAGACGCTACGAGCACTCGGCTACCCGGTAGCCGCGATGAAGGGACCCGAGGGCGGCTACCGCCTCGCACCCGGCACCAAACTCCCACCCCTGCAGTTCGACGACGAACAGGCCATCGCACTCGCGGTCGCCCTGCAGACCGCGCCCGCCACCGTCTCCGGTCACACCGACGCCGCCGCCCGCGCGCTGACCACCGTCAAACAAGTGATGCCGGCCCACCTACAAGCAGAGGTCGACGCCCTATACCTGACCGCGATCCGCAACTACTGGGCCTTCGGCGCCCCACCGGTCGAACCGGCCACGCTCAAGGCCGTCGGCAACGCCGTCCGCGCCAGTCACCGACTGCGTTTTGACTACCTCACCCAGACCGGACACCGTCCACACCCCGCCGACCGGGACTTCGAACCCCCACTCGAGGTCGAACCACACCACCTCGTCCTGTGGGCCGGTCGCTGGTACCTGGTCGCCTACCAGACACGCGATGCCGGGTGGGGCATCTACCGC harbors:
- a CDS encoding ATP-binding cassette domain-containing protein, encoding MTLRSAAQDRLIRVRGARTNNLKGIDLDIPKRSLVVFTGVSGSGKSSLAFDTVAAESQRLLAATFPASVQNLVPQPPRPDVVHLEHLTAAIVVNQAPMIGNSRSTVGTATDATPRLRSLFAHHGTPAVAGPQALSFNDPAGMCPECSGSGEQADLDLDLIIDRSRSLNQGAITFPNFAVDSLFWKVYARSGHFANDRPVQDYTAADLAMLLTGTGPNVETGSYPMAYEGVLTKIRRLYLSRSLDALPARIRDALQRCARVQDCAACGGSRLNNAARGCHIAGMSIADVTAMSAVELGAWLTRLDLPPSTRPVMQQLVSIGANMERLGLGYLRLDRPTATLSGGEAQRIRTVTHLDSPLCELTYVFDEPTAGLHPHDTARLIELLCRLRDRGNHVLVVEHHPDVIAAADHIVDLGPGAGHRGGEIVFAGTPAQLMRADTVTAQHLNRTRSLRENVRTPIGQIRVEHTTRNNLRGLSLDIPLGVLVAVTGVAGAGKTSLLDSLPRTEEIAHLDQTPIRGSRRSTPATYSGVMDHIRKQFATANHVSPTLFSPNSTGGCQDCTGLGVTFTTTPTGETLTTRCQTCEGRRFTADVLTHTLDGHTIADVLDLSIDQARDLFTDVAAIITTLDRLHRVGLGYLTLGQPLSQLSGGERQRLRLAIEMGRTAPIYVLDEPTNGLHPADIDTLVDLLDELIDDGTTVIVAEHNRDLIARADWVIDLGPDAGQNGGDIVFQGTPCDLMSATTHTGRALKHTHQTPTTQDTN
- a CDS encoding MFS transporter; its protein translation is MALLVVLFASFMDLLDATIVVVAAPAIATDLGASQAQLQWMLAAYTLALGSGLITGGRIGDDYGRRRVFLASLAVFALASAACALATGPGVLIATRVVQGLAGGVMVPQVFGIIRSSFHPKEMAKAYGAFGAVQGLAAVAGPLLGGLLVDADVFGLGWRTIFWVNVPVCVVALLLGARALPESAEARRSALDVLGAGLATLAVVLVLLPLVQGRDWGWPWWGFAMMAGGVVVFALFMGYERRVRDRGAQPVLDPALLRVRSFTAGLLAAMVFFGAIGAFFLTLSLYLQSGTGRTAWETGLVMLPYAVGSIITSGVGVALAAKAGRALLVTGALVLAASQALVWVLVKDGTDPGYWMLALALFVGGLGLGLAAPILVNVVLAGVPGSDAGAAGGVLSTVNQIGAAVGIAALGTIFFTSLDDPAPDADRLQAFSDALARVMPWEIGLYLLAAALMLLLPRTAAPAEAPTAAQPVEEASS
- a CDS encoding helix-turn-helix transcriptional regulator, whose product is MAATSARALELLSLLVARDGWTGSELARRLDVSVRTLRRDIETLRALGYPVAAMKGPEGGYRLAPGTKLPPLQFDDEQAIALAVALQTAPATVSGHTDAAARALTTVKQVMPAHLQAEVDALYLTAIRNYWAFGAPPVEPATLKAVGNAVRASHRLRFDYLTQTGHRPHPADRDFEPPLEVEPHHLVLWAGRWYLVAYQTRDAGWGIYRVDRIHPRSPTGAPFTRRELPAGNVADYVMSSHDRGDTLAPWPCLGTVLIDLPADIVARWAPSGAVVEYLTATSCRFTLGAWSWAGVAGLLATFDADFTILDPPELTHACQQLAIRYHAATGRGPRSEESTIPRR